Within the Scyliorhinus canicula chromosome 6, sScyCan1.1, whole genome shotgun sequence genome, the region AGTAATCCGGAGTTCATATGGGCAGGGAGGTGCCAAGTGCAGAGATGGCCCtgttacagatgcagagatataAAGGGGGATGGCATTACCAACTAATGTGGAGAATGTGAGGCAATGGGGAACAGGTGGAGTGGTTCAAGATGGAGGAGGATTCCATGTTTGGGATACAGTCTGACGATTATGGTGTCATGCTCTGCTGCCGTTATCTCCGGTGAACGTATACGTGGTACCCGGTGCTTCATGTTGACGGTCTGGTTGTGGAGTCAGCCGAGGATACATTTTAATTTGAAGTGCATGTCGGTGTTGACAGCCGTGTGTGGGAGACACGGGCGAGATAGATGGAATGTACGGGAAATGGAGGGATGCAAGGCTGGTGAGTGTGAGGTACATGTACTCAGAAGAGAAGTTTGCAGTGCTGGATAATttgtgggagaggtttgagttaccgAGGGAAAGTCCATTCAGACATATGCAGTTGTGGGACTTGTGCGAATATAGTGGAGGGTTTTTCCCAGATTGCCGGACTACTCCTttttggagcaactgctgctcccagaCAAGTTGGAAGATGATAGGGTTTGGCATATAAACAGTGGTTGGGGGAGCGGGTGGCGTGGGGAGGGGAGCGCAAGAGGTGACgatcaagaacaaatgggaggaggagttgggggggggacttGTCTGGGGACTGTGGTGCGAGGCGATGTGGCGGGTGAATTCTACATCCTCCTGgatgaggatgagcttgattcagttcaaggtggtgcaaagCGGTGACTGATGATTGACAGAAGAGAGTGCCAGGTTGTGCAcatcatacccacatgttctgggattTCTTGAAGTTAGAGAGATTCTGGGAAGTGAAGTTTGGGATACTATTTAAGATTGTGGGAGTGGAGATCAGGCCGGAGCCAATGGTGACAATGTTTGCGGTGTCGAACGTACCGGAGCTTCTGGAGGTGAAGGGCACCTTGTCTGACTTTCTTCGGTAGGagaagattagatttagattgagggggtcagaggaggggcTTCATGACGATATATGAGGAACTgtttgttgtggggggtgggggcgtaaGGGTAGGGCTGGAAGCGGGACGGGAAGGTCAGGACTTAAAAAGGGGGAAATTGTCCATACTGCGGACTGTGATTTGGTGGAGTGTGTACTGTATATGTTGCTGTTTTAAACATGTTTGGAATGAAGTGCATAAAAACAAAAGATCAGAGCTGAACTATTTTACcaaaatgcctgatgccttagctccagGCAGAAATGACATAATCTTTCCAAGCTGAAATACAATGAACACCACAGCAAATCCCATTACTCCAAACAAAATTTAACGTCCAAACGTTTACATTTGATTCGTCACCCccacctttcaaaccaggattattTTGAAAGgaagactgcagcagtcacacacacactaagccAGACCTTTAATGCTTACTGCACGTAAGTACCCGTAATCCATCCAACATCCCTATATTCATCACAATACTAAATCTGGACAGTGTTAAGTTAGCAAAGGGAAATCATACCCTTTCTTTTGAGGCCTCGGGACAATTAGCGACCCCGACCCGTAATTATTCATTTTCATTCCTTTGGAGATTACCAAAGAGTAATTGGAAGACGTGAGTTGCAAAGCATGCAGGATTTGCAGCATTTGACATGATCTTGTaggccgcagtatttatatggattaGTCCAGTTCGGTTTCTTATAACTGCCAGGATTTAGTGATGGTCATCGCAatcgaatgtcaaggggcgatgtttGGATTCTCTCTTAGTTCaagatgctcattgcctggcacttgtgtggcacgaatgttatttGCAAATTGTCAGCCcaaatctggatattgtccaggacttgATGTATTTGCACGTCGACTGCATCAGTGTCTGATacgtcgtgaatggtgctggacattgtgcagtcatcagtaaacatccccactGCTGACATTTTATTGGAagtaaggtcattgatgaaggagctaatgattgttgggccgaggacacgaccctgaggagctcctgcggTAAATTCCTGGGACAGAGATGACGACCTCCAACAACAGGAAACATCTTACTTTCTGCTCGTTATGACTCGAGCAGTGTAGAGGTTGCACTCTGAatcccattgaccccagtttagcTGGGTCTCCTTGAGACTATTGTCGATGAAATGCAGTCTTGGTGTCATGGGCAAATGCGCTCACCTCACCTTTGATATGCAGCTCTTTTGTTCGTGTTttaaccaaggctggaatgagatcagcagctgagtgaccctggtggaaccaaaACTGATCAtcagtgagcagtttattgcCACTTAAATGCTGCTTAATGGCACGTTTCACGACCCCTTCAACATCTTTgctaatgatggagagtagactgaaaaGGCCGTAAGAAggctggttggatttgtcctgtttcgtgTTCAGGCCACACCtcggaaattttccacattgccagctagatgtcagtgttgtggctgaactggaacagcttggctagggggtgGGCAAGTTCTGGAGCCCAAGTCGTGCGTACTATTCCGTGATATTGACAGGATGCCTGGTGTTTGCGGTATCCAGCACCTACAGCTGTTACTTCATTTCACGTGAGATGCATCAAATAgtctgaagattggcatctgtgatgctgggaatctCTGgaagagaccgagatggatcatccactcatcaCTTCCGTCTGAACATTCGTGCAAAAAATCCGACCtactcttttgcacagatgtgctgggatcCACCATCACTGAGGATGTGGATATTCGTGGTGCTTCCGTCCCCAGTGACTTGTTTACttctccaccaccattcacggctggatgggaCAGGGCTGCAGAGCTTATATCTGATCCGTTCGTTGTGGGATTGCTTTTCTCTGTCTGTCacatgctgcttatgttgtttcaCATGCAAATTATCTGTTGTAGCTTCAGGTTGACACCTATTCCTTTTGGTATATCTGGAGCTGCACTGAGCATGCCCTCTTGTACTCTTCATTGATTCAGGTCTAATCCCCTCACTTGGTGGTAATTATAGAGTTGGGGCTGTGGCAGTCCATGAGGTTTGACTGTGGCTGAGTACAGTTCTACTGCTACCGAAGTGCCTCACAGATGCCAAGTCCTGAGCTGCTGGATGTCTTCTGAATCTATCCATTGAGCAGGATGGTGGTGCTGTTCGCAGGAATGAATGCAGAACAATCCTACAATCGGGGATGCTTGAACATCAAATGGATTATGACGCTATCGGGGAATAGTAAGCTGGGAATACCAAGCGTCTGTCCACTGGATATGTGAAATCATGAACATTTTACACAGTTATGGAAACAGCGCCACAGCCCATGTCGACTGTGTGCAATGCAATAACAATTATTGGTTGCCAGGCAGCATGGAGCTGAGTGATCTGATCAACAACAGGCGGAGGCCCCCTTATCGACTGTCCTTGGGTTCTGTGGTTCTGTGCGACCAGCAACATTCCTCAGAGACAGCTGCTGATAAGCGATGTTCCGCTGAATAAGCCATTCCCATGTATGTCCCTGGGAACTAACAAGTTTTCACAAATGGTCAAGTCCGTTAGCCATACACCCCATGATGCCTCACTAACTGCTCTGTTTCACTTTGAAGCCGGTATTAGGATGAAAAGGGATTGTTAGTGTGTATTATGGTATGTGTGTTAGTAAGTGTGTATAATTATATttagtgtgtgtgcattgttactgtgtgtttgtgagcagtgtgtgtctaTAGGTTGTGCATAGATAATCCCTCCTgcagggatggatggatggacgatCAGATGACTTGCCTGTGTTGATGGCTCATTGAGGTTTTGAATCCTCCAGGCCCTTTCTTTTCCTTCCTCCGGTGGTCCCCTCCTGCTCTGTAGATTGGATCATTGAGCTGCTTTCAATGTTATCGTTTATTAATCAAATTAATAATTGATGTAACTGGATATTTCACCGCGCTCTTTAACTGGTCTCTGAATtgggactgagtcaccacataaataaatgtgtttgtgcagcaacttaaatCCCGCAGCATATATGCAATTTTTGCAAAGTTATAGTAAGAATCATCATCTAACCCATCTGCAGCACCAAAGAAATATAAAAGGTACACCAACCACAGAAGTATAAAGCTGCCGgatatgctgaagagtaaaacaaTAAACTtctttctgctctccatctctgggtcactctgATTCTCTCCCTTGCTCTGGCCCCTCAGTCCCTTACGGACTCGACTAGTcactaaaatgtgtctgactgtcagaacgTTAAGCAATAGAATTAACCCGAATGGTATCAATGGGGTTAAAGCCTTTTCAAACTTTCTGAATCCAATCCATCTCGGGTCAGTAAAATAGCTTTGTTTATTAGAACATTCCATTGGTACATTGTCGACGATCTTCCTAGGTTTAAATCTGAAGTACATTGGAATGTTCTTTAAACAGAGCAAAATCCCGGTTGTTGCTAGAATCACGGCCGAAGTTTTCTTGGTGCAATATTTATATTTCAGCTTCTGCCAACAAATGGCAACAAATCGATCAAAAGTGAAagcgacggtgaaccagacagaacaatcTAAGGCTGCACGGATAAGAACATATTGAACACGACACACAGGAGTGATGTACAGGAAATTGAATTCGAAATAATAATCATTGATTC harbors:
- the LOC119968016 gene encoding probable G-protein coupled receptor 139; amino-acid sequence: MAIVILSRGNCGLSTCTTRYLVAMSAADLLVIITEVITRRINDYYFEFNFLYITPVCRVQYVLIRAALDCSVWFTVAFTFDRFVAICWQKLKYKYCTKKTSAVILATTGILLCLKNIPMYFRFKPRKIVDNVPMECSNKQSYFTDPRWIGFRKFEKALTPLIPFGLILLLNVLTVRHILVTSRVRKGLRGQSKGENQSDPEMESRKKFIVLLFSISGSFILLWLVYLLYFFGAADGLDDDSYYNFAKIAYMLRDLSCCTNTFIYVVTQSQFRDQLKSAVKYPVTSIINLINKR